Within the Cervus elaphus chromosome 13, mCerEla1.1, whole genome shotgun sequence genome, the region TTCAATATCTTTAACAAGTAAGTTACAAATGAGAGGTATTCTTTTCCTCATTCTTCAGGACTACGAATAGAAATGCTTCCCTTTCTCCCATGGAAATGGTTGCCAGGAACTGATCACCAGCCAACTTTCCCCAAACTAGCCTGCTGCCAACCTGCTGTTTCTAGGTTTCTAGGTGGAGAGAGGAGCCGTCCATCCATAGGCTCTCTTCCTTCAACCCCTGGCCCCTTACCCCCTCCTGACTCACATCCTTATTTTCTCTTGTCTTGCTTGACGCACCTACTCTTTCCATAGCACACTACGCGCTTGCTATTTTCCATCCGAATCACTCAGGCCAGGCAACAGGATCACGGATATTCCCTTTGGCCAAGAGAATCCCTCAGACTCCTCAGTGAAATTTCGAGGCCACGCACAGTCTGACACGAGCTTCCCTTTCAGTCTTTCACTCATGCTGACTCCTCCACGAAAGTCCAGTCACACAGACCTGCCTTAGGTGGCTACAGGGTCTGTCCTGTCCCCTTTCTCTAGGGCTTTGCTCATGGCACTGTCCTGGTTCATTCTGCCTCTCCCAGCTGCTCATCTTTCCCCCAAATGCACTTGTGCCACTCATCTCCTCTCTCTATCTTTGagaccatttcctcttccaagcaGACTTTCCTGATCCTTTTCTTCTTGGTACTCATCCTATAGGGCTCAGATAAGATGCCACAGGCTCTAAGAAGTCTCTCCAGCCAACCCattctgtgctccctccctggtGTTACTGTTCCAGGTTTGGTAGCTCTCTTCCCAGAGCTGATCATAAGTCAAAGGTGAACAAAGTCGGACATGAGGTAAAGTGGCGAGGACAGATTTTAACTAATAATATTTTTTGTATCAGGGAGAAGAGTCGcatgaactgaactcaactgcaATTTGTACAGAGGTGACCAGACATCTTAAAGGGAGAGTGAGGGAGTAAGGAGGGCTCATAAGAGTCAGCAAGGTGAAAATTTGCAAAAGGCTGGAAGTGGGGGTTGGTCCATGAGAAATCCATCAGGGTTTGCTAATGGGTTCTTATCCAAGGTAGGCTCCTGCCCTGCCACAGAGGCTGGAAGATAGGAGGCTGGCCCTATCTTCAGGTGTTGGTTGGAACAAAAAGTAAATTCTTTCAGCAGCCTTGAGTGTTTTCAGGTAGACACTTTAAGCGGGGCTGGGATGATGTTAGGGATGTGGACTTGAGATGTGAGAAACTATGTTTGTGTTTTGCTCAAATCTACAGGCTAAGACTGAGGCCTAGTTGAGAaagggctcagaggagcctggctaaaATTTGGTCAAGGAGAGACTGTGTGTCGCCTCCCTTCATCATCCTCTCCTCCTTAGCCTTGTTTCAGTGAAGGCACCCTGTCCAACCAGGGCCCCCAGCCTTAGCCTGGACCATTTGGTAAGAGGCCAGCCCTTCTGCAAAACCACCCAATCTTGATTTGGTGATTCTATTCCTTTTAGAGCTCaatctttccctctttccttctctccctttctttctcactttGCTCAGTATCCTGATCTTGGCAAAGGGAGATAGTGATAGGATGAAAGCACACTTTAGAAGGTAGACCCTGTGAGGCTGACAGAAGTCAGCCAAGAATGCCAGTGCCTGGGGCCAGACTGCTCAGAACCACATCCAGGTCACCTAAGACAGCTGGGGATTCCCCTTCTGGAAAGATAGGAAAAACACAACTGTCCCTAAAGCCATCAGCATGGGTCTTTTTTGTGATCTCCTCCCCTCCTGGGATGTAAGCTTGGCAGGTTATCCCCTGCAGCTATGAGGGTGTGATTTGGAAAGAAACAAAGGCTCCcaggtggttttgtttttaaagggctACTTTTTCTCATCCTTCTATAATGATCCGATTGATCCCCCAAGGGCAAGAGTACTATAGACTCTGGGTTTCTTAACACAGAATGACCTTTGTCACATGTCCACTATAAACAAAGTAGCCAACAAGTAAGTTCATCCCATCTGGACAGACTCACACAGCAAAAGTTGATAACTGGTCTCATGGACTAGTGGGTTTAAGTCTGAGTCCCACCTCTTACTagatgtattaactcatttaggttattaatttattcatttctgagCTGCTGGAAGATGGTAAAAGGACCTGCCTCAACATCTCAGATGCAGAGTCAGCTTCATGAGCTGCATCCGGTGGGGCCCCGTCCTTGGCTTCACGCTTTGACactgccatcttgaaattcttactAATTTTTAAGCAAGGGATGCCacatttcattttgcactggTATCCACATATTACGTAATCCAGCCTGTCCTGGGGGTTGTTGGGAACTTTAAATGAGACTTCTTAAGATGACTGAGCCCCAGGCCTGGCCAGAAGCAAGTGTTCAGTGAATGTTAGGGAGGGACTGGCCCGCCCAGTGTCACTGGGTGCCTATTGGctcagaggaagctggtgggggtCAGGCAAGAGAGCCTGGGGAGAGAGGATGGGTTTGGCTATCAGGGGGCCTGGAATCTGACTCTGATTTGCCAAGTTTCTTGCTCTTTCCAGGCCTGAGCTGCTGTCTGAAACATGGTGCCCAACTCCCCCCAAAATCAAGCTCTCAGAAGCCTATGGTGGTGATGATGTGGGTGCTGAGACCCCTTCTGGCCTCCTCTGTACAATGTCTCCAACTGCCTTTGGAAACAAGGGTGTGGGCTGGGAAGGGGATGGAGGCAGGAGCCAGAGGAGAGCCCTGGTACTCAGGTGGGCAAAGAGAAATCCCATCCCAAAGAACTCCAGCAGGAAGACCCCTGGCCTGGGTCAAGGGACCTGGCTTATTTCTGTCACTTACATGCTGGAAGACAGGTCATCGGCCTCCAGTTTCCTCTCTGATACTCACAGTGGGATTAATGCTCCCATCACGAGCAACAGCTTCCTTTGTGTTGGGTGGACAGTGTGTCTGTGACATGCCCTTTGTGAGTGATTCGGAGCCCATATAGTGTAACGATACTACCAGCAAGTCAGGGGGCAGAGAGTCTGGTTCAAGCCCTGGCACCACCGGCTATGGAACCTGGAACAAATTACCTAATGTCACCAAGCCTCAaggtcctcatctgtgaaacagggacAACTTTTATTTACatggctgcattggatcttagttgcagcacgcaagATTTTCGCTGCATCCTGCAGGGTCCTCCGTTGCAGCGTacggactctctagctgtggcatgagggctcagtagttgtagtgtgtagacttagttgctctgtggcatgtggaatcctaggtccctaaccagggatcaaatccacatcccctgcattgcatgatggattcttaatcattggaccaccagggacgtcccagaCACAGGGATAATTTTAACAATAGTAACTCCTTCCTAGAATTGTAGTGACACACGGGCAGTGCTGTTTGTGAAGGTGGCTCCAAGTTAGAGTCCTGTATGTTAGCTATGATGACGATGATTCTGAACGTGAAGGTTAAGCCCCACATTCTTCCCCATATATGTGGTTCCATGATGATGAATAGGAGACAAAACATCTCGCGGCAGGTAAATGTCTCCTGAGTGGGTAAGAACAGGAAGGCAGTTAGCGGGGAAGGAAgtggagtgtgtgtgcatgtgcaggcAGGCCTGTAGGAGCTGTCTGTGAGCTCTGTgcttgaggaggaggaggccaggcAAGGATGACCACCTCTATGGTCTGCAGTTTTCTCTCTGTCAGACAAAAGGCCTGAAAGAGAAAGTCTCCAAAGGGTCTTGCAGCTTTTTGGTTCGCGAGCtctagaaggaaagaagggaggcttGACTAAgcaaaactgtgagataataaagcCTGCTTTGTGATCtgctcccaggccccagcccccCTGCCCGATtccttcctgctctttctttcAGGTTTTGCTTTCAGGGTAGGAGCTGCTGTACCTGTATTGTGAGTGACCACCTGTTCTGTGCTTTCTCAAGGATTTGTGTACAGTAAGCCTATCTTTTAGGGGAATTGTGAGTAGAGTTTAAGGCAGCAATGGTGGGGTGGAGGAGGTCTGGGGAGAAGGAATCCAGAGAGATTTCTCTGTGCTTCCAGAATCTTCCCAGGAGGAGGGTCATAGCCAGGGCTAGTTTTATGGAATATATAGAGCTCTGGAGCTCAAGCTGCTATTCCCTGTAAGGGTAGAGAGCGCTCTAAAGCCCAGAAAAGGAGGGCCCCCAGATCTCCTGTGCCTGTAGTCTGGGACATGGAGAAGGGGCCCGTGGGAGTATCTGGGAAGCAGATACCCAAGGCGGGCTCAGATCAATGGCACCTTGTGGCTGTGCCAGGGGGAAAGGATTTTTGCTTCTCTCACTCTTGTGCTCACTCTCAAGGATGGCTGAGACCCAGGAGACCCACATGGAGGGGTCTTGAAAACAGTCCTTGATTTTCTAGCTCCAGAGAAGTGAAGCTGGTGACAGATGGAACCACACTCATGTGGGTCTTCGACCACAGTGGAAGCAGCAAAGCCTATGGAGCCAGGCAGACCTGCTGTGAATGTCAGCTCTGATTTATCCTGTGACCAGAAGCAATCATGTCACCTCcctaagtttcagtttcctcGGGGATTGAAGGAATCTAACATTACCCAGAAGGAATCTAACACTACCCACCTcttcatgtgcatgtgtgctaagtcactttggtcatgtctgattctttgtgaccctatggactatagcccaccaggctcctctgtccatgggattctccaggcaagaatattggagtgggttgccatgccctcctccaggagattttccccacccagggattggacccgccTCTCTTGtgtcctcctgcattggcaggtgggttctttcccactagagcCCCTGGGAGGCCCACCCACCTCATCACATTGCTGTAAAGACCTAATAGGCTAATAGCAGGGCATTAGCACATGATGGAGACTGAAAGAATACTGGTTTATGACCCAGCTATCTGACATCCCAGGAGAGATCAACTACTCACCCTACTGCCCCCTCAACAcctcccctccttcccactcTTGCCCATAGGCCCCACAACACCCCCTTCCCTAATAAGGTCTCAAACAATTAGTTTTTCTGGGTTGTAGGAGGAATTTCTCTTGGCCCAAGAGATCAACAGTCTAGACCTAGGATTCCAGCCCAGAGCCACcccctcctggctgcctgagccatTGAGTTAATTGATTTGCTTGCTCCTGTAGTTGGGAGCTGAAAGTCTGGCCAGGCACGGAGCTCCTGGGGAGGGAGGACAACCAGCCAAGAGCACCTTTTTCGTTCACTACAGAAGGGTACCTACCACATATGGCCTCCCTGTTCTGAGACTGTGCCCAACTACACAGACATCATCTGTACACAAACTCTTCACTCAGACCACACTTTCTGAGACTCCATCCCCACAGAAGAGACACACGGAACAAGCATACATGGAAATGCACAAACAAACCATCAgatgacacatacacacagatatactTAGACTTCCCCTCCACacccagaggcaggcaggcacCGCGAACAGGTAAGGCACGGTGTACACACAGACTCCCAATACAAAACCATAATGATAAGTGTCATATTTACCACGTATTGCACTATGTGCCAGATATTGTTCTAAGCCTTTTCCAGAGAATAATTCTTACAACAGTAGAGGTAGATACTATTTTTACCCCcctcccccattttacagatgaggaaactgaaggtcaGGGAAGTAAAATAACATGCCTGAGGTCACAGAGTGGCCACGTGCAGCCATATCCACCCATACCCGCCCTCTGGTTCCTCAACCCCATTTATTTTCATAGACACATTATTCAAACGCAGCATTCTCCCCACCCCGACGTGCTCCACAGACACTCAGGGTGAGTGCTGTTTGGGGCGCTAAGTGGCCAAAGACTCAAGAAATGGCATGTGGGCACAGCAGCTGGTAAGCTGTGCTGAAGAACCGGCCAGTGAGAAGACCAGACGTTCCAAAGGTAGTGGCGGTGGGTAAAAGTCTTACAAGCCCGACGGGGCTACCGCGTGAAGCGCTCAGCACAGCGCTGGCCGGCGGAGGGGCGCTCGCAGGCTGTGCGGGGACCGTCCTCGGGTAGTGAGTTCAGTGTGCGCTGAGGGTCTAACCCCAGCTCTCCGAAAAGCCTCTCCCTGCGTACTTGACTGCACCCATTTCCCAGCAAGCAGTCCAGAGCGTGAGGCCGACAAGCCTTAGGTTTTTAGCAGAAGGGCCGTGGAGCTCCACCGCGCCCTCAGGCCGACGTGGGCTGGGTCTGAGATTCCCGTGGAGACGTTTTATGCCTAGGAGCCCACCTGCGCCCCACTCAAGCGTACACCAAGTTCTTGGTACACCTTTTAATGGGAAAAACAATAGCCACCCTGGTTGGGTAAGTGTGATTTATAATTCATGGGCCAGTCTTTGAACCCTTTCAGAAAAAACCCACAGCaatttctttgaaagaaatgCCTGGACTTTGCTCAGAAGTCGCAGGTTTTCTAAGGAAGGACAAGCCACTGCACAGATAGTAAATCACCCTGCGCACCACATTTGTTTCTAATTATTTGCATTGCAGTTCGTTTGTGAGATAAAACAGAAGAGTTTATAAATATCGTTTATTCTGGAAGTGAGACACACATTCGACCCCAGTCTTGTTCCTAGGAGCTGTGCTATTCGAGTGGGGGAAAGAATGAGGGAGTCCGTGTCAAATTACACCCCCGCCCCAAATGCAAGTCAAGGCTGGAGTCTGGATCCGGCGAGGGTCTTCGGGATTCTGCGTTCTGGTGCTACCTACCTAACGCTCCACCTCGGAGTTTTCCGCAGGCGGACGGGTGGGGAACGTCTAaacagagtttacccaaacccttAACCTCTCTCTCTAACTTGGAACCTGAGAACAAAGGCGTCTGAGAGAAGAACGCTGACCGGCTGGACGGTGAAGGTTTTGTCCAAACAGACCACCTTCTCCCCAGCTCTCGTCACAAGAgggtgaatttttttcttgttgttaatgaaagaaaggagcaTTTAAAAGAGACACCTCCGCCCTTTACTCCCCCAGGTATTCATCACCCTGCTCGAGCACGCCTGGGGAGACCGCCCCGCAAGTCTAAGAGGAAGCTCAGAGCCGCAGAGGTCTCGGAGACAGCTCAGCAGTGACGCAAGATCCAGCCGGGATAGCCCGACCCGGGGCCAGAATGAGGATCCTTGTAGGTTTCCGGGGAGGGGGCCGCGCTCCATTGTTCACTCTGGGCCAATCAGGGCTGGCTTATTTCCTTCCAGCCAATCCCCTGTCACCCCCGCCTTCCACCCACCCCGCCCATCAGCCCCCAGGTCCCTAACACCTCCCTCGCATCCCCCCGCGGTTCTGGGGAAGCTTCGTGACGCCACAGGTCCCGCCCCCAGCTCCAGCCACGGGCGAGTGCGTGCTGACGTCATGCTGCGTGCGGGCCGGTGCGGAATCGCTCCTTCAACTCCGCGGGGCAGGAGTTAGTTAGCAAAGAACCGAGGCTGGGCGCACGACCCTCGTCCTTCTGCCCCTGGCCGCACGCTTTGCGCACATCTCTTTTCTGCATGGTGGATATTATTTTTCACTATCCTTTTCTGGGTACTATGGGGGATCATTCCAagagtaagtctttctctgtatatgtgtgtggtgtgtgtgtgcgcgcttaaTATGCAATATTTCTAATGCAGAAGAATGTTTAGCGGATTCTACAAGTGGCTTCTATTTGACAGGACACTGGGAGAGAAAAAATCAAAACGAATACATTTTCCTGCAGGACCGTTTATCCTTTGGAATCCTGTTGTTTTAGTTTATAATTAAACATTCTTTCTCAAGCCTGCTAGGCTGACCTCGGGCTGTgaaatctgcttctgttttgcgCTAGGGCAATAGTTTGATTTAgggatgtgggtttttttttgtttgcttgcttgcttgtcttTCGGCCTTTCAAATAAGGAAGATTTCTTTAGCTTGATCTAGGATGTTTAAGCTAAAAAATGTCCAAGAGGATGAGCAGAGACTCCTCTAAAAGCTGATGTGTCTGTGTTGGGATAGGAGGGAGTCGCGGAGAGAGGGAGTGTGTGGACGGAAATGCCGGAACATCACCGTTCAGTATTGATGGGGTGGCGTCCGCAGGGCTTAAATGTCTATTTGCCCTTTCTTCTCACTTACATCTTAGCTTTTAGTTACAGGACATATCATTAAAACGCCTCTGTCCAAGTGAATGTAAtaccgtaaaaaaaaaaaacaaaaaactgaggagggggtggggagagacgaAAAGCCTTCACAGATTCAGAAGATTGTGTTTTTCCGTTTTTTTTTTCGTTTCCAATTATCTGGACCTTTGCAAAGCCCATTTCCTTTTTAACTTGTGGTCCCAATTTTTGAAAGAGAGCGCGAGCGGGTTGGGTTGGGGCTGGAGCGGCCTTGGCCGGGTTCCGGGCAGCCAGGCCTGACGCGGGCTCCGCGCCCTTCCCCGGCAGAGAAGCCCGGGACGGCCATGTGCGTGGGCTGCGGGAGTCAGATCCACGATCAGTTTATCCTGCGGGTGTCGCCAGACCTCGAGTGGCACGCCGCCTGCCTCAAGTGCGCCGAGTGCAGCCAGTACCTGGACGAGACGTGCACGTGCTTCGTGAGAGACGGGAAGACCTACTGCAAGCGGGACTACGTCAGGTGAGGCCCGCAAGTGTCCGGGCTGCGCCACTGCCCGTCCGGGCCGGGGCTCGAGAATGGCAGGCCGCCTGAGTGCCCCCGCCCCGAACGCGTGCCGCCACGCGTCTCCCCCCCGAGGGCTGGGCCCCGCAGCCACCCTCGCGACCACAAAGCCTCCTGGGCGCGCGTGCCCTGGGCGGGTAGCAGCCCGGCGGGCGAGGCCGGCCACAGGCCCTATGCTGACAACGCCCGTGCCTTGGGCCCGCAGGCTCTTCGGCATCAAGTGCGCCAAGTGCCAGGTGGGCTTCAGCAGCAGCGATCTGGTGATGCGGGCGCGGGACAGCGTCTACCACATCGAGTGTTTCCGCTGCTCGGTATGCAGCCGCCAGCTGCTGCCCGGAGACGAATTCTCGCTGCGGGAGCACGAGCTGCTCTGCCGCGCCGACCACGGCCTCCTGCTCGAGCGCGCGGCGGCCGGCAGCCCGCGCAGCCCCGGCCCGCTTCCCGGCGCCCGCGGCCTGCATCTGCCAGGTAAGCCGCTTGCGGCCGGCACTGCCCCACCAGCTGCGGGGTGCTGTGCACACgtgggtgtgtgtgttcttaGACGGGTACTTGTGCTCCGGCGAAAACTTGTCACTTGGGTGTGTTTCCGTTTGCCAGCATTGTGGGGGTTTCTGAGTGAGTGCAGAACTCTGCTAGAACGCGACGGAGTGTATGTTCGTGTGTGACCCGGAAAATTGCGTGTGGGTAAACGTGAGCCGGGGTTGTGTGTATGAGTGTTCGGAATTGTGGAGATTTGTGTTCTCAGGAATGTGTGGGACACGGTagtaggaagaggaggaaggtaaATGACAATGGGGCATCTCAAGTGATGACTCTAAGGACCTTGTACTGGGAATTTCAAGCAGTCTGTGTGTTGCGGGAGAGGAAAGACAGGTTTGCCTGGGGGGATGTTTGTAAGGAATACAGTTCCCAGCCTAGAGCTGGGCTCAGCCAGGCAGAAGTCTACCGGTACAGCTCTGAAGGCTGTACAGAGCGCATGTCTGCGTTTTTCTGTTGAGGCCCAGTCTGATGAACAATGTAGCCAAACGTTTCTTGGTGGGAAAGAAGTGGAAGCACAGTGGATTCAGGGATAATGGCAAACACCCCAGGGGATGCTCTAGGTCATAATCAGGAGATGTCCAGAGACTGGTTCTAAGTGTGTGGTTACCCAGTgggaatggtgactgcagctgagCAGTTACCAGCAAGTAGCCACAGACCTGAAGCATCAGTCTGCAGACCAGGCTGAGCCTCTGAGTGTTGTGTGCTGGAAGGGATCAAGCTTTCTCTGGCCCTCTCGTTAGTATCGAATGAGGACATTGAGTTAGATGGGCTATTTGTGAATATTTATCCAGACCTAGAGATGCCTGGAAGGGGATATAATTTGAAACAGTGCGACTTGTATCCAAGGGGAGGTAGACCTGGTTCAGATGGGGGTGTGATGCCAGTATTGagtgaaccctggtctccctttTGTTTGTTGAAGGTTTCTGGCCACCGGAATGGGGCCCTAAGTACCTGACTCTACCCAACCTGGGGTTGAGAGAACCCAAGGCCAAGTGAGGAGAGTCCCAGCGGCTGCGCGCCGGCCGGGAAAACGGCCGCTGGACAGGGAAACTAGAGCCTTAAAAAGGAGACCCTGGGGCCGAAGTCCAAGGGCTGTTAGAAAGGAACTGTTCCAGGTCCGGGAGACCCACTCCGGACCCCAGGCCAGGTCTTAATGACACACGGTCTGGCCCTGTCCGAGCGGCCCCAGAATCAGGGAGACGGTCTCTTGGGGGATCCCCGGGAGAGGCAGACAGGCCCCCTTGTCCCGATGCAGCGCGGCGCTCGGTCCCTTCCCCTTCCAGCGTCCCAGGCGcgcctccttcctcttcttctgaAACTGCGTCTCTTCTGGAAGGCTTCCCTCGTCCGGCGGAGGCCTTGCGGGTATTCCGAGGGTCGGGTAAGCGGAGGAGGCACAGCAGGGTGGAACCACTCCTGTCCTGCACAGGCCTCGCTCGGAACTCCCAGGCCCTGCTTGCTTTGCGGGGATCGCGGCGGGGGAGCCCGGTGGAGGAACTAGAGAAGGGACGAAAGTGCACACCTTTCTCCGGGTAGGGCGAACAGACAGAAAGGGAGACCAGACGAACCAGAAAACGAAATAAACGGAAGAAAAGACAAACGAGATCGGGCCCTGCGGGGCTCGGTCGCCGCGGGGCGGGGCGCAGGGGGAGTGGGTGGCGGCCGCTGGCTCACCTCTCGCTCCCTCGCAGACCCGGGATCCGCCCGGCAGCCCTCGCTGCGCCCGCACGTGCACAAACAGACCGAGAAGACAACCCGCGTGCGAACCGTGCTGAACGAGAAGCAGCTGCACACTCTGCGGACGTGCTACGCCGCCAACCCGCGGCCCGACGCGCTCATGAAGGAGCAGCTGGTGGAGATGACCGGCCTGAGCCCGCGGGTCATCCGCGTCTGGTTCCAGAACAAGCGGTGCAAGGACAAGAAGAAATCCATCCTCATGAAGCAACTGCAGCAGCAACAGCACAACGACAAGACGGTGAGGGTCGGGGAGCTGGAGGGTCGGGTCGGGTGGAGCCTCGGGTTCTCACCGCGGCATCGGCGCGCCCTTTTCTGGGCCGGCTCTCGGGAGATCCAGGGCGGAATTGTTTACTCCAGATAGCGTGTCTTTGTGCTTTCAGAGCGAGACTTACCTTGGGGTTGGAAGGCACCTTAATTATTGTTTCTGAGGTCAGGTCTTCCCCAGCCCCATCGGTAGACCGGAGTTGGGGTCCCGGGCTCAGTTCGGAGCCAAGGCAGCCTGGTTTTAAGCTTCAGCAAGTAGGGGAGGGTTGTGTCCATCTCTCAGCGGGACTCGGTTGAAACACTTTCCCTCTGCAAACCCGGAGAGGGCGTGGGAACGCAACCTCGCGTTTTGTTCCCTTGTCATGTTGGCTTCCAGCACTGAGGCTGGCCCGCGGTGGCTGTTTTGGGGCTCGGGGTGTCTTCCAGTGGAGAAGGCGGGCTCACTCGGCCGCTGCGGACAAGTGCC harbors:
- the ISL2 gene encoding insulin gene enhancer protein ISL-2 gives rise to the protein MVDIIFHYPFLGTMGDHSKKKPGTAMCVGCGSQIHDQFILRVSPDLEWHAACLKCAECSQYLDETCTCFVRDGKTYCKRDYVRLFGIKCAKCQVGFSSSDLVMRARDSVYHIECFRCSVCSRQLLPGDEFSLREHELLCRADHGLLLERAAAGSPRSPGPLPGARGLHLPDPGSARQPSLRPHVHKQTEKTTRVRTVLNEKQLHTLRTCYAANPRPDALMKEQLVEMTGLSPRVIRVWFQNKRCKDKKKSILMKQLQQQQHNDKTSLQGLTGTPLVAGSPIRHESAVQGSAVEVQTYQPPWKALSEFALQSDLDQPAFQQLVSFSESGSLGNSSGSDVTSLSSQLPDTPNSMVPSPVET